One Brassica napus cultivar Da-Ae chromosome C4, Da-Ae, whole genome shotgun sequence genomic region harbors:
- the LOC106394110 gene encoding mitogen-activated protein kinase kinase kinase 20-like, whose protein sequence is MDIKYEEPLYVDELSLKTVRVLGQGAFGSVTLKVHPGHGRYAKKTSSIRLKENLKKELRIMLDFRNHPRIVQASSEHLHLGMFLKDCSIYMEYASEGSLDEVISSFRGKPLPEHVIGRTTRMLLQGLEALHVHGYVHCDLKPDNILLFPSTTFGEPWDAKLADFGLSKEPNTYHVLKLAGTNMYMPPEVSEVPEGLVGQALDIWSLGCVVFEMFGGKAEEMETGGTYVWKLEQEISPVAIDFLRQCHTWHPWNRASATELLNHPFIMQRVVSLRVLQPIPCPPERRQYLERPLFTPRVRGPLPTPIGPRKKQEAEGSVVKDKSTVEKNDVDSEEWFMYELCNSC, encoded by the coding sequence ATGGATATTAAGTATGAAGAACCTTTATACGTAGACGAACTTTCATTAAAAACAGTTCGTGTTCTTGGCCAAGGAGCCTTCGGTTCCGTGACTCTCAAGGTTCACCCCGGCCATGGACGTTACGCGAAGAAAACATCTTCAATAAGACTCAAAGAGAATCTCAAGAAAGAGCTTAGGATCATGCTTGACTTCCGCAACCATCCTCGCATCGTTCAAGCCTCTAGTGAACATCTTCACTTAGGTATGTTCCTCAAAGATTGCTCCATCTATATGGAGTATGCATCCGAAGGTAGTCTAGACGAAGTTATATCATCTTTCCGTGGGAAACCATTGCCTGAGCACGTGATTGGACGCACCACTCGTATGCTCCTACAAGGACTCGAAGCGCTTCACGTACACGGCTACGTTCACTGCGACCTCAAGCCGGATAACATACTCCTCTTCCCTTCAACCACTTTTGGAGAGCCGTGGGATGCTAAGCTCGCTGACTTTGGTTTATCAAAGGAGCCTAACACTTATCATGTGTTGAAGCTTGCTGGTACGAATATGTACATGCCTCCGGAGGTTTCCGAGGTTCCGGAGGGGTTGGTCGGACAGGCTCTCGATATATGGTCGCTAGGGTGTGTGGTGTTTGAGATGTTTGGAGGTAAGGCAGAAGAGATGGAGACGGGAGGAACTTACGTGTGGAAGCTAGAGCAAGAGATCTCTCCTGTGGCTATAGACTTCTTGAGGCAGTGCCATACTTGGCATCCTTGGAATAGGGCTTCAGCAACTGAGCTCTTGAACCATCCTTTTATTATGCAAAGAGTAGTCTCTCTTCGAGTTTTACAGCCAATCCCATGTCCTCCTGAGAGGAGACAGTACTTGGAACGTCCTTTGTTTACACCAAGGGTCCGTGGTCCATTGCCAACTCCGATTGGTCctagaaaaaaacaagaagctGAAGGTTCGGTAGTGAAAGATAAATCAACGGTGGAGAAGAACGATGTTGATAGTGAGGAATGGTTTATGTATGAGTTATGTAATAGTTGTTAA